The window atgtaaaaattataatgaattcGATAtcaatcgaaaattttatttaaaatctttcgAAGAAAAGAAATTTCGCGTTCTGAAAAAATTTCCAATCTTTcataaattctaaacaaaaacttCCATTTTTCTTGCAGTTCGGCTCCGATGGTCAAGTGAAAAACTTCAAAGAATTATCCACTGGTGAAAGTGAAAACTACGACATCAATGGTCGTCGTGTTGGCTACAAAGCCGCCACCACAACTTTGGATGACAACGGCAAAGTAAGCAGCTACAGTCTCCACACATAAATCTAGTTCTTAGATATTTAATTCGTTGTTTCCTTTTTCGTACGATTTTCATGTAATTTATAAGATTAAagttcattaatttaaaaataaataaaattacaaaataattaaaaacaaataaattgtacaAGTTTCGGATGcctttatttacaaataatattaattcaaaacatttttgtaattattgcgTAAAACTGATAAGAATTCTAGGAAATTACGATCACTAGCCGTAATATTTAAAacgtaaataaaacaaaatcatgtAATACTGATTAATTGACACACTACTtgacaaattaaatatataaaaatgtatttataatcaTATTATTTTAATCACATTTAAAACTAAACCGATTATTTACAGACACTGAGAGTGTTAAAATagtttcactattttctcgagaATGTTGATTCCAATTTGCCATCAACAATTTTAATCAATGAACTAGTAGGTTTGACAACATTTACCGAACCCTGTGCTGGATAATGATAATGGGGATGATTGTCTCGTCGTCTTCTATACTCGTTACTATTTGTCAAGCAATAACAGGGCTTCCAAGCATTATTCCTATAGGCTGTTACATCGTTGGGTTTATTGTAAGCATCTACATACATAGAACGTTCCGTAGTCCAACGTGGTATATAACTATTCCAACCATCCGATTGACGATATATAGGACTGCCGGCTCCTCTGGCATCTGCTGAGCCAATATAAACTGGCACATTGTTGGGATAATATTCGGGATAGTAATCTGGATAACTTCCTCTGCCAGAGTGATCATATCTTCTTTCGTTCGAGAAATTTGGATTCCAATTTGATTTGGGATCGTATGGTTTTCGATTTTTATGATTAGAGCCACCGCGGCCTTTGTAAATTGGAACGCTGGCATCTTCTGTTACGTCcaacaaaatcattaaaatgatTACTTATATGCCCTCAAATctatttttatcttaatttctTTCTTACCTTTATCCACATCCTGTTCCCTACtagttttatttgtatgttcATCTCCTTCCGCTGTAATTTCGAATGTTATATCTGTGTGTATACCAACCCTTTTCTTATTCTTGCCCAAATCAGTTATTTCTACACTTTCTTTGGATTCTACAAACAAAATGATTAGCAACAGTTGTTAAGCATAATGTTCATATTACCTTTCGATTTATGTGTATCTCCTGTATCCACGGTTACACGTACTCCATGTATTTTAGGTCCCGATTTGCCTCTTTTTTCACCATCGCTTTCATTTTCTCTTTCAAGGTCGTGATCTTCATCTTTTCTACCTTTCTTAACGCCCGGTACAATGGGAACTGTATCGTTTTTGTTTTCGGCTTCATCAAAGTCCAATTTTGGTGAGACTTCTTTTTGTTGAGctgaaaatagaaattttaatttaaaactatttactgGTATATTGCAAGAAGACTACTTCTTAGATACATCGGAATATGTAACAAATGTAGTTtccgaataaaaaaaaataacctatagcaatttcatgtcaagtgactcaataaaataaatctattttgaCGAAATTTGCACTTAAGTTAGCATATATGAAATTTCCGGTCCAGTAtacgtgcactttgctcaagtacttgagttATCGAATCTCCGACTATTGCTGTAATTCAGCAACAGCATATAGAGACGTAATCGGTACACCGAAGAATGAAGCAATCGAACaatcttttttttgttcttactcactGAGAACACACAAATCTGGTGAGAACAAAGTCTTCTCCAAAGATACCTGGACaaagaagaaaaattcaatggtatcactttcatccatcatctttTAACCCATTCATCTCATAGAAAACAATATCCGATACACACACTCTAGGTATACTGAGTGGAAAGACCTGAATACCCA of the Lucilia cuprina isolate Lc7/37 chromosome 2, ASM2204524v1, whole genome shotgun sequence genome contains:
- the LOC111674998 gene encoding uncharacterized protein LOC111674998 — translated: MQTKIIYYLLRLCILIVILSHYSQAQQKEVSPKLDFDEAENKNDTVPIVPGVKKGRKDEDHDLERENESDGEKRGKSGPKIHGVRVTVDTGDTHKSKESKESVEITDLGKNKKRVGIHTDITFEITAEGDEHTNKTSREQDVDKEDASVPIYKGRGGSNHKNRKPYDPKSNWNPNFSNERRYDHSGRGSYPDYYPEYYPNNVPVYIGSADARGAGSPIYRQSDGWNSYIPRWTTERSMYVDAYNKPNDVTAYRNNAWKPCYCLTNSNEYRRRRDNHPHYHYPAQGSVNVVKPTSSLIKIVDGKLESTFSRK